The nucleotide window AAAGGAAGTAAGCTCCTAATATTCAGCAATAAAGGAAATTAATCTACTAAAACACTGCAGAAACACAAAATGATAAGGGATCAGGTGAGGAAAGGGCTTATGAAATCTAATTTGCCccattctgtctctttgtgtaatcCTGAATGCAGGATTGGAAATAAGCCATGGTGTTATTCTGTGGCATAAACAAAATGATGTAACATTTTGGAAGAAAGTAGCCCATGGCAACACTGAAGGCACTGGTAACTGTCAGGAAGGTCTGTATAGATGAGGTGTATCTCTCCTGATTAGGGGTGACCATCGATGTCATGTACAGAATGTAATACACAAAGCAGATCATCATACTGAAGGCAATGAACTTGGCCTCATTATAGTTCTTTGGAAGATCCCTTCCCATATAAGCAAATAGGAAACATGCCACTGTCAAAAAGACTGTATAAAGAAAACCAAGAGAGAAGGTAATCACATTACCAATGTTACAGTCCAGAATGATTGCCTTCTCGATGATGTGACCTTTGGGGATAGGTGGGTCTGCAATCAACCACACAGCACAAATGACAATTTGGACACAGGTGCTAAGAATGATGAACAGGTATTGCCCATTGTATTTAACCCAATAGTCATGCGCCTTAGGCAGTTTGGCCGCCATTTTGAATATGCAGACAATTTGAAATGACCTCACCAGGATACAGGACAGGCAGATAGTGAAGCTCATCATGAAGAATGGCTGTCTTATTTGGCAGAACACTTTATTTGGTTTACCAATATAGAAATACACACAGGAAAAGCTACAGAGCATTGACACAAGCATGAGAAAGCACATTCTGCCACCAGAAGACTTGACAACCGGAGTATCGCAATTGCATACAAAGATGACTGTTATGGTGATAGTCAGcacaattccaccatttgccaagaTCAACAGGAAGATGGAGAAAGCACTGTTCCATTCCAAATAGTAGAGCTCTCGTTCCAGGCAGTGGTGGCTTTTAGGAGGTGACCACTGTTGCCAGAGGCAATCCATGCAATGGTGGGGATCTGCAAAAATCTCAATGTTATTAACATACGAAAAGAATAAGCCTGGCAACAAGACACTGAATGACGCACATTGAACATTGCAAGGTCAGGAGATCTCTCAGTAAGTTTTTTTGTGAGTCTTGTGCTAATTCAGATAAGGAACAAGGGTGGAGAATGGAGCATTTTCCCTTTCAGATCTTTATTGTCAACATCAAATACTTCTAATGCAGGTACAGTACAGTTTAGATAGAGATAaaactccttccacactgtcctaaCAAATAATCCAGGGCATGTATGACATagattacagagtaaagctccttctatgtTGTCCcatttcaaacactcccaggatgttatgggggggtggggcgggggggggggggggtggctggaggtTTGGGAGTGGGACCACTTGGGGCTCAGGGAgaaggtcagggggtggggggagaggaatcAAGAATGGAGCAGTTGTGATTGGGAGGAACCAGAATGGGTCCACATTCATGTAGTTACTTACATATCTTCTTTTTTGCGGGCTTCGATGGCATTTACCAAACCAATCATGTGAGAGGCACTTCAAGCAGCCATTAGCCCCTTTAGTTACATATACAAAGGGACTAACACCTGTTTCAGATGCTGCTAAAGGATGCCtcttgcttatccttactgaatATGTCAGGCTCTCCACTTCCAGCCAAAAGTGTGAATGTGTATACTGTCTGCCACTCTGGAGATTAAATAACTGCCCAGCACTTGGGAAATGGGCCCAATGCAGGTCAATTTGTGGACCTTTAAATAAATATAGTATTTAACTCATTGTGCCactcagagtgtgaaaggactcaCAGTTCATCACTCTGAGTGGCACAATGCGTTTCAGTCACTTTACTTTCCAATTTTGCTAACACATTTTAGATCAGCAGCTGGTATAAAACAACAATAATTATCCCAACATTTTAATAACAAACATCACCTCAGTGGAGCTAGCCAGGCTGACCTTCTGGGGaaagggatgagatcctgaaTAAAGATCCAGAATTCTCTAGTTGAATATATTCAGCAGGACAAAGGAAGAAAGAATCGGTTTTTAACTGAAAGTATTTTGTTATGCATCACAATCAACGGAAAGTAAGAGAAAAATAAACCAAGAACGGAATGAAGAAAAGCAAGAAAGCTACTACTGACCACTTTGATTCTGGAATGTTCCAGAGGGGCAGTCTTCACAGTCGAAGCAGCAATGATGGATTCCTCTTTGGATTTTCTTCTGTCCTGGAGCACACATTGCTGAACAATTGGATATTGGGGTCTGGAGAAAAAGCACAAGGCATCATTCTCCTGTTCTTAGAGGGACCCAGCTGAATTTTGGACCTAAATTTCTACAGGCTGCAAGTCTtaagggaaggcggggggggggggggggggggggcgggggtggtaatCTTCCATATGACCACTGCAGAAGAACTGCTGATGATTCCAGAAAAGATTGTGGATATTTTAGATTGTTTTCCTAGCGTTTCTGCACACTTCCCCCAGGGTTTTGATAGATAAACGGGAGAACCCCCAGAAATCCATTCCCAATTAATCTCTTCTTCTGGTTTTCTCTCCTCAACTCCTCATCTCTGACAGGGAAACTCCTCGCTAAAAGCTGTGGAGCCACAAGGAATCTGCTCAAATGGACATTCTTTATTCCCAATGCCAGATGTCAGCAAACCTGTTGACAGTCTCTGCTGCACTGCCCTACTCAGTCTGAAAGTGGTAAGGGATAATGTCTGACCCACTATCCACCCAGCCTCAATAACATttgagaagtatttagatgagcatttgcgaagccaaggcatacaaggctaagggccaagagctggaaaatggaattagaatagttaggtggtttgtttTTTACCCACACAAAtgcgatggaccgaagggcctttttccgtgCTGTATACCTCAATGACTCAAGGTGTGAAAGGACAATGTCTGACTGACCCATCCATTTGCAGAGCAAGAAAGGACAGTATCTGACCTACTGTCGCACCCAAACACAAAGTATGAGAGGACAGTTTTTGACTTACCCAGTCCCAAGATTCGAGAGGACAGTGTCTTGACTCACACAGTTTCAAAGAGTGAAAGGACACTGCAATCATAATTCCCAATATATTTTAGATCAATCACAACGGCTTTGAAATCCTTTGGGCCAAATCCAGGCAACTTCTGCCAGAAGCCTCAGATCATGCTTGCCAGTGACCTCTGCTGGTGATCTCACAACAGGGTGCATAGGCAATGGGAGTCCTGTATTGTTGAAAATGCGATCCTTCAGATAGTTGTAAAATCAAGACTATGTCTGCCTGATGAACCATAACAATCCAAAAGCTCTGTTTTGAAGGAGGTGTCCTGGTCAGTATTCCTCCCTtgactctcatagaatccctacaatgcaggaggaggccatctgcaccaaccacaatcccagccaggccctattcccacatagttaccctgctaatccccctgacactaaggtcaatttagcatggccaatcaacctaacctgcacatctttggactgtgggaggaaactggagcacctggagaaaacccacgcagacatagggagaacatgcaaactccatacagacagggacccgaggccggaattgaacccggatccctggtgctgtgaggcagcagtgccactgtgccacccaagttaACTGGTTCTTCATTTTGTTGGTGTTCGCTAGATCTAGCAGTTATGTCTGGCTAACTAACACTTGGAGATAATTCATTGCATCtgaacattttgaaatgtttcatagaacatagaacagtacagcacagaacaggcccttcggcccacgatgttgtgccgagctttatctgaaaccaagatcaagctatcccactccctatcatcctggtgtgctccatgtgcctttccaataaccacttaaatgttcctaaagtgtctgactccactatcactgcaggcagtccattccacaccccaaccactctctgcgtaaagaacctacctctgatatccttcctatatctcccaccacgaaccctatagttatgcccccttgtaatagctccatccacccgaggaaatagtctttcaacgttcactctatctatccccttcatcattttataaacctctattaagtctcccctcagcctcctctgctccagagagaacagccctagctccctcaacctttcctcataagacctaccctccaaaccaggcagcatcctggtaaatctcctctgcactctttccagcgcttccacatccttcttatagtgaggtgaccagaactgcacacaatattccaaatgcggtctcaccaaggtcctgtacagttgcagcataaccccacggctcttaaactccaaccccctgttaataaaagctaacacactataggccttcttcacagctctatccacttgagtggcaacctttagagatctgtggatatgaaccccaagatctctctgttcctccacagtcttcagaaccctacctttgaccctgtaatccacatttaaattagtcctaccaaaatgaatcacctcacatttatcagggttaaactccatttgccatttttcagcccagctttgcatcctatctatgtctctttcctAGTGATAATAAGAAAAAAACTTGAATTTTTAAAGCAccttcacaacttcaggatgtcaaacaatactttacagccaatgaaataatcACTTATAATGTAGAAAATGTAGCAACCAATTTATGtacagaaagctcccacaaacaacagtgaGATAAATTACAGCTCGCCGCTTTTGCTGTCATTGGCTGAAGGACACAACGATTCTTCAGTGCTGATTCTGATCATGTCATAGGGTTGACCCGAGTGGACAGGCAGAACCTCACTTTAAGATCTCATTCAGAAGATGGCATTTCCAactatgcagcactccctcagctttGTAATGCAGCATCAGCCTGAATTATATACCTAAGTTTTTAAAATGGAATTTATGCCTACTACCTTCTGGCTCAGGGGCAGAGGCAAGAGCACTGAGCACCTGTGTCAATGCACTTTtcaaatacataaatgcaagcctttctgacCAGAAAGAAGCTTTGACTGAATTCTCACCAAGTTGTCTCCCCAATTCCAGTTGATCAAGGATGAATCTATGTTCATCTGTCTGGGAGTCGGCAAGTAAAATCCAATAGTCTTAAAATGGGCATGATTCTTTGTCCAATCCCATAAAACAATGTCATAACCAGTAGGTGGGTCTCCATGCTCATCGAAGTAGAGGGTGTGATCATGAAGGTTAAATTTCACCGTCTTCAAGCTGTGGAGTAACTGAGACACAGGCataatgtgattaacagcaataGTTTACGTTTGAGTTCAGGCTAGGTTAATACAGTCGGATTCAGGTTGAGTTGGGAGGTTTGAGCAGAAGAGTCCTTGTCCCTTTGTGAGTTTATGCTCACAACCATTATTGGAGTCTCTACTTGGCTCATTTTTAAAATCCTTCTTGCTTAATTTTTCTTGctaatgttttattatttttaatcCCGGTTGGCATCTTGTTAGTGTGCCCAGTTTTACATTTTTATTAAGCCTGACTCAAGACATTTGGTGACAGAATTTCCAGTTTTATATTGAAATTTCTTTCTTTCCAATCTGGGTTAGAATTAGTAGTGTTAGAATCGCAGCTATGGTGGCACTTATAATTTGAGTCAGGTTTGAAATAACGTCTTGGGTTAGGGATAGGTCGGGGTTAGAGATACAATAGGGTTGAAGTGAGTTGGATGAAGCTTATGGTTATGGATGAATTAGGATAGGGGATGATGTTTAGTGATGGGGTTTAGAGTTAGTTTAGAATAAGGGTTTGGGTTTAGGTAAATGTTAGAGTTAATTTTAGGGTTATGATTACTACAAAATCCCACAAAACATTGTATGGAATCGACACATATAAACAGATAATTGATACAGAAATGTATATTAGCATCACAGAGCACTCAGTATTGCACCTTCTGGTGTACAGTTGAAATATTGCATCCTCGCACCATACTGAGTTAACATGACAACAGAAGCGGGTACACAAATTGCTTTTGCTCTCCTGAGTAGAAGGTAGAATAATCAACGTCCAATTCCCTAATCCTGATTATTGCCTGATGAACTTCCTGGAGACACATATGTGGCATGGAGAGGATTGGGATAGTGCATTCTTCCCACAAATCAATATCCTGCTAACAATCTCTGTGTAGATTTATGTATTTCAGGAAGAAAGGATCACCACTGCTCTGTGGAACTCAGCAGAGTAGGGAGCACTTAAACTACTCTGGAGTTGGATGAGGGCATAGTAAAAGGTAGTTGTGAAAAGTtacttggggatggacattgaAACTGGCAATATAAATGGGTTAAAGTGGCAGATGTGTATCTGGAGACAGAAATAATTGAGAAATGGTGATATAGGGTTGAGGGATATGATAAGATTGGCAGGTGAAGTTGAAATGGTAAAAATGTGGGTTTGATGTGTTCGAAAATGAACCATTTATTTTTAGCCTAACGAGatttcctgcttctatgttttaaTGTGCTTTTTCACTGTCTTGTAAAGAAAAAACTAAAGACACATACCTACCTGCCAGGGGAGGATTTTGTGTATTTTGTTACATTGTGCTGCATTGCACTGGAGTAAATTGTGTAATGCATGGGCGACAGCATACACAGCCGAGTACACATTGTATGAAACCCGCTTTTCCAGCCTATATGATACAGAGTTCAAAtgcttggcgctcagccaatcaAACTGGCTGCATGCCTGATCACAGCTGCATCTGCTGTTGGTACTCTCTCCCAACTCTGAATCTGGCATGAACCTTGGATTAGTGCAGCTCAAAGGTTTGTCCAGGAAATCTTTAAAGTGTGCCATCTGCCCTTCCTTGATCGCTATGCCTATAACTGTTCCAATGCTCTCAATGTTTGGTATATTTATTATCTTCTCTGATAAGGAAATAGCTTCACTTACAATCCACACTTTGGAGGTGAGATTTTGTGCCACAACAAGACTGAAAAACACTTGTGCCATTAATTCATTGGAAAAGAGGACAGTGACATTGACAGTGCTGCTGATATTGTTGATCACTTGGATAACGACCTCAGGGGAGGTGGTGATGATACCCTGATATGCAATGCAGACTCCTGCTGCCGAGGCCAATTCCACCACTCTGTTGACCCCTTTGCGCCCATATTCATTATCACTCCCAATAACAGCAATCCAGTTCCAATGGAATTCCTGTATCAGTAGCGTCATTGCATTTGCTTGGTTCTTGTCACTTGGAATGGTCCGGAAAAATGATGGGAAACGCATTTTATCACTTAGGATCTCACCAGATGCCTGGTAACTGATCTGCAGAAGCACAAAGaaagaaacttgcatttatatagcacctttcacaacctcagagtatcccaaagcacttcatgaccagtgaagtaattttgaaatgtagttactgttgtaatgtaggaaaacgcaccccggacatgctctcttccaccacacagatagtgacccgaggcttgaattgaacccaggtccctggcgctgtgaggcaacagtgctaaccactgtgccaccattcctccCTGAATGGATgtgccatatattaagctgatctttctctacatcctagacatgactgtaacactatattctacaccctctcctttccttctcccctatgtactctatgaacggtatgttttgtctgtatagggcgaagaaacaatactcttcactgtatcccaatacctgtgacaataataaatcaaatcaaaatcaaatcaaacatgacgGCAATTTGGGCAATGCCAGTTCCCACAAATAGCAGAGATAAATGATCAGGTTATTTATTTTAATGGTAGTGATTGAGCGATAACAACTTGAAAGGATACCATGGAGGACTCTTCTTCAAATTGTATTTTTATGCCCATCTCAGAGGGCATAAagggcctcagtttaaagtctcatcAAATAAATGGCATCTAGCTCTGACAGTGGAGAAATCCCTCAGGACTGCCCTGGAGTGCCAACCtagaattttgtgctcaagtcgaGTGCGGCTTGAATCGACAATCTACCGACTCAGACGTAAGTATTACCACTGAGAAAGTAGCTCAGTCTCAGCTTATTTTGTCTTCCTTTGAGCTGATCCCAATCAAATGTAATTTGTTGCTTTCTGATTCAAAGAAAATGTGGTGAGATGTCCAGCTCCCTGTTGCTCAGTTGTCGAGTGTACTGCCTTGTGAACAAAAAAAAGAGCTATAAAAAGAtatcgggcagaattttacaagaaAAATTCTAAGGCTGCAATTTTACCGGCTTGCCCAGCCCAATGATGAGCCAATAAAATCACACAAGAGCTGAGAAATCTGGATCGCGCCCGGTTTCTTGGCTCTTGCGACCTTACTGGTACCAGATTTCCGGCGaggggctgaataatttattcaaattcatGTTAAACGTGATTGATatctgtttagtgagcccggcgctcaatcttccgggctcacttgccttcacGGCTtctccgggagaggttctctccggcgaggaaaacacctgttccccatgaacagggaaccgTTGTGTTGCCCTCGCCGGTAAAACTGGAGGCCATTAAGGCCCCCCAGGGAGATTGAGGGAAAAGGCAGGGTgctgcttgggcagtgccagcctggcaccttggcaatgccaactGGCAGTGCCGGGGATGGGGCttatggggcagggcctgaaggggtgggGTCTATGGGGCGGAGTCTGGAGGGACAGGTTCTATGGGGCAGGGCCAGGTCAGGGCAGCCTGAtcgatttagggagggaattccagagcttggcagTGAGCAAAAGGCACAACCAAAAATGGTATGGTGAAGGGATTGGGATGATCCAGTGGTCAGAGTTGGAGCAACAGAAGATAGCTTACACAAACTAGTGTAA belongs to Mustelus asterias chromosome 22, sMusAst1.hap1.1, whole genome shotgun sequence and includes:
- the LOC144510248 gene encoding taste receptor type 1 member 1-like, which produces MVAAGTLSKYKEEVDKFLISKGLKAKVTGSIHMSLSFTSPGEYMIGGLFPIHFTPMEDVDRLKPVVPDCEKSEFWKNMWTAFQAMRFAIDEINNSTKLLPGITLGYDITDSCFEAVDIQATFKLLSGKQRTELEILNNYTAYQPRVIAVIGPSSTDVAIIIAKVLGFFLVPQISYQASGEILSDKMRFPSFFRTIPSDKNQANAMTLLIQEFHWNWIAVIGSDNEYGRKGVNRVVELASAAGVCIAYQGIITTSPEVVIQVINNISSTVNVTVLFSNELMAQVFFSLVVAQNLTSKVWIVSEAISLSEKIINIPNIESIGTVIGIAIKEGQMAHFKDFLDKPLSCTNPRFMPDSELGESTNSRCSCDQACSQFDWLSAKHLNSVSYRLEKRVSYNVYSAVYAVAHALHNLLQCNAAQCNKIHKILPWQLLHSLKTVKFNLHDHTLYFDEHGDPPTGYDIVLWDWTKNHAHFKTIGFYLPTPRQMNIDSSLINWNWGDNLTPISNCSAMCAPGQKKIQRGIHHCCFDCEDCPSGTFQNQSDPHHCMDCLWQQWSPPKSHHCLERELYYLEWNSAFSIFLLILANGGIVLTITITVIFVCNCDTPVVKSSGGRMCFLMLVSMLCSFSCVYFYIGKPNKVFCQIRQPFFMMSFTICLSCILVRSFQIVCIFKMAAKLPKAHDYWVKYNGQYLFIILSTCVQIVICAVWLIADPPIPKGHIIEKAIILDCNIGNVITFSLGFLYTVFLTVACFLFAYMGRDLPKNYNEAKFIAFSMMICFVYYILYMTSMVTPNQERYTSSIQTFLTVTSAFSVAMGYFLPKCYIILFMPQNNTMAYFQSCIQDYTKRQNGAN